The genomic interval TACAAGTACATGATTGGTTTGCTTCACATTGGAAAGATCAATCAGAAATCACCTTAAAAAAACATCTGACTCTGTTAAAACGACTCTTAAATAAACCACCAAAAAATATCATAGTCAAACAGCAAGTCATTACCGATGCACGCAACTATCTTAATGCTTTACCTACAAGTTATCTGTATTACTCTATTGCTAAAGAATCTTTCCCTACAACGAAACAACAAATCTCAATTAATGGATTTGTTTTAGCTACAAATGAATTGCCTGTTTATTTTACTCGAACAGGTTTTGATGATGTGATACAAAAAATTCCTGAGATTAACCATACATTGCAAAAAGAAAATTGGGTGCTCGCACGAAACGATTTAGGCCAATTACAAGATATGCTAATTCAAGCTTATTGCTTCGATTATGTCACCTGGTGGCAAACCTTTATGCGTAAATCGCAACCGTTTCATTATCAAGATTATCAAGCTGGGCGCCAAGTTGTTAAAAATTTAGAGCAATCCCATGCATTAAGTAAAATAATAGGCTTAATCCAACAAGAAACTAAGGCAGATTTGACAAATAACTCCTCGCCTTTTAATCAGTTTATCGCCAGCCAATTTACTGATTTAAACTTAATGAGCCATTCCAGCACTCAAGAACTTAGCCTAAAAATCGTTGATTTAGAGCGCTTTATTTCTACTTTATCCATGATAAATGATAATGGAAAAACTGCATTTAATATCACGAGAACGCGGTTCGCTAGTGACAATGCATCAGATCCAGTAAGCCAACTCTATAATCAGGCAAAACTTTTACCTGCCCCCTTAAGTATTTGGTCAAAACAATTAGCTGGGGATGCCTGGAGTATTTTAATCAAAGACAGTCGCCAATACATTAACGAACAATGGCAACAAACTGTCTTTCGAGACTTCCAAAGTACCATTGCACAACGTTATCCGTTTGATTCATCACAAAAGGAAGAAATATCGATTCATGACTTTAATCGCTTCTTCTCCACTCATGGAACATTAAATACATTTACTGAAAACTATGTAAAACCCTTCTTAGATATTTCGAGTGCAGAATGGAAACCAAAAGCAATTAACGATACCTTATTACCGATCACCTCAGAAACATTAGATGCACTGATACGCGCAAATATTATCACTAATATGTTTTTCCCAGATCGTGGTGAAGAAAGCAAAATTAATTTCAGCTTGCAAAAAATCAGCCTTGATCCTGTAGTTGCAAACCTGGAATTACAAATTGGTCAAACTAAATTATCAGATAATCAAGGCAGTGACTCGATGACTCACTTTACCTGGCCCCAAGCCAATGCAAAACTTGCTCTCGACTCTATTGAAGGGAACCATTATGAACTCGCTGAACAAGGAGTATGGGCTTTATTCAAGCTTCTAGAAAAGGTAAATGTCCTTATTGATGAACAAGACAGTTCCAATTTACAAATTCTTTTTGAAGTGAACAGCAATTCGGGGCGCTATTTATTAAAAACAAATAATCAGGTGAATCCCTTCACGCCCGGCATTTTAAATGGCTTTAATTTGGAAGAATATATTGTTTAATTGTTGGGATGTAACGAACCAGGTGCAATTTGTTACTCCTTGGCCTCTCGTTTTTGGAAGACTAGGTTTTAGAGCTCGTCTCCTGCAACAGTGAGTGCCTACTAAAATTACCCCATACAACACCCCAAAATAATTTTTATTTCTACCTCCGAAAGTAAAAAACGAATAATTTCCTAA from Legionella sainthelensi carries:
- the icmF gene encoding type IVB secretion system protein IcmF, with the protein product MDNSLRALCDAIKKILSQLKPQSHPLSFIVVTGKNAQGKSALLKQSNMEEISVFSEQHAKVYFNQQGIMIELGENWLTNSKNLLLNTLKQLNRCNSYLKITGIVLCIDVNDLLIADPTQFAEQKKAHLQLLERFGINLGYPVEFALIFTKMDTLAGFTEFYQSEHTTDLAKPLGFSLDCMNEPKKKKEAYALQFNQLIEQLNQQVIHKMHPARSTMRRSLIREFPLQVASLCTPIHALIHGISTKLFNLHSIYFTSAEQGGISIDRLNKKIQHEYALAVQDTFPQATNFRAYFVEGALKTIQEHCSQIPQLRKFSQKTIISATASIAGIALLILSYNYYKTAHLLDEASKELLAYDVLSNQQDKQKQALYHLSNAAQTMSHIPSNSLSLPTVHQLKNNLQNSSDNRLYGDFLSSLTNELEEVINNPSNTPIIRYNALKIYLMLSQPEHFSTIQVHDWFASHWKDQSEITLKKHLTLLKRLLNKPPKNIIVKQQVITDARNYLNALPTSYLYYSIAKESFPTTKQQISINGFVLATNELPVYFTRTGFDDVIQKIPEINHTLQKENWVLARNDLGQLQDMLIQAYCFDYVTWWQTFMRKSQPFHYQDYQAGRQVVKNLEQSHALSKIIGLIQQETKADLTNNSSPFNQFIASQFTDLNLMSHSSTQELSLKIVDLERFISTLSMINDNGKTAFNITRTRFASDNASDPVSQLYNQAKLLPAPLSIWSKQLAGDAWSILIKDSRQYINEQWQQTVFRDFQSTIAQRYPFDSSQKEEISIHDFNRFFSTHGTLNTFTENYVKPFLDISSAEWKPKAINDTLLPITSETLDALIRANIITNMFFPDRGEESKINFSLQKISLDPVVANLELQIGQTKLSDNQGSDSMTHFTWPQANAKLALDSIEGNHYELAEQGVWALFKLLEKVNVLIDEQDSSNLQILFEVNSNSGRYLLKTNNQVNPFTPGILNGFNLEEYIV